One genomic segment of Pandoraea sputorum includes these proteins:
- a CDS encoding DUF2939 domain-containing protein, translating into MRKLSLVVVALLVVLGLLFGTPYYTLWRARDAANARDATTLSSYVDYPAVRESLKLSLHDELSRQMDKQRSNAFGALALALGGWVSDRVVEALLTPEAVAAMLRGDSTGLPPVPGAPAPRDVVPPQAESSAPQAAPVTPPTNGGANASDAPATPENQPPRTTTRTEFQDFNHFLVHVSRSDRPERVVTFTLTRRNVVQWRLTAIALPPL; encoded by the coding sequence ATGCGTAAGCTTTCTCTGGTTGTCGTGGCCCTGCTCGTCGTGCTGGGGCTGCTGTTCGGCACGCCGTATTACACCTTGTGGCGCGCGCGCGATGCCGCCAATGCCCGTGACGCCACCACGCTGTCGTCATACGTCGACTATCCGGCGGTGCGTGAAAGTCTGAAATTGAGCCTTCACGACGAGCTTTCCCGTCAGATGGACAAACAGCGCAGCAATGCCTTTGGCGCGCTAGCACTGGCGTTGGGTGGCTGGGTGTCCGATCGCGTGGTGGAAGCGTTGCTGACGCCGGAGGCCGTTGCTGCGATGTTGCGCGGCGACAGTACGGGGCTGCCGCCGGTACCCGGTGCGCCTGCGCCGCGCGATGTGGTACCGCCGCAAGCCGAATCGAGCGCGCCTCAAGCTGCACCTGTGACACCGCCGACGAATGGCGGCGCCAATGCGTCGGACGCTCCGGCTACCCCGGAAAATCAACCGCCGCGTACGACAACGCGTACCGAGTTTCAGGACTTCAACCACTTCCTCGTGCACGTTTCGCGCAGCGATCGCCCGGAGCGGGTCGTGACGTTTACGCTCACGCGCCGCAACGTCGTGCAGTGGCGATTGACAGCCATTGCGCTGCCGCCGCTCTGA
- a CDS encoding DUF2147 domain-containing protein has translation MNSILNVMSWRRLCVAAMLTGNALVAAASADPSTPVGVWRIVDETGDPKALITITEKDGEIVGALTKSLGRPDGLERRCNECTDARRGKKLQGMQIIRGLHKDPDGDEYIGGKILDPDSGSEYGCKMRVVEGGKKLEVRGYFGISLLGRTQTWIREQ, from the coding sequence TTGAACTCGATTTTGAATGTGATGTCCTGGCGACGCCTGTGCGTCGCCGCCATGCTGACCGGCAACGCGCTCGTGGCCGCAGCCTCCGCCGATCCGTCGACGCCGGTCGGCGTGTGGCGCATTGTCGACGAGACGGGCGACCCGAAGGCCCTTATCACCATTACCGAAAAAGACGGGGAGATCGTCGGTGCGCTGACCAAGAGCCTCGGTCGGCCGGACGGGCTGGAGCGCCGCTGCAACGAATGCACCGACGCACGTCGCGGCAAGAAGCTTCAGGGCATGCAGATCATCCGTGGCCTGCACAAGGATCCCGATGGCGACGAGTACATCGGTGGGAAAATTCTTGATCCTGACAGCGGTAGCGAGTACGGCTGCAAGATGCGGGTCGTCGAAGGTGGCAAGAAACTCGAAGTTCGAGGCTATTTCGGCATCTCTTTGCTGGGCCGCACCCAGACGTGGATTCGCGAGCAGTAG
- a CDS encoding DUF2147 domain-containing protein, protein MKQISNATSWRRLGAHALVGVALLGGVAKAALAADDTSPVGVWKTIDDSTGKPKALVTISEKDGEYVGVITKGLGENDDPARVCDKCTDERKGQKMLGMQIIRGIKKDGDSYGGGYILDPENGKDYKCKMTVTDGGKKLDVRGFIGISLIGRTQTWIREQ, encoded by the coding sequence ATGAAGCAGATTTCGAACGCGACGTCGTGGCGACGTCTGGGTGCGCATGCGCTCGTCGGAGTAGCGTTGCTGGGCGGTGTCGCGAAGGCGGCGCTCGCTGCCGACGACACGTCGCCGGTCGGTGTGTGGAAGACGATCGACGACAGCACGGGCAAGCCGAAAGCGCTCGTCACGATCTCGGAGAAGGACGGCGAGTACGTCGGCGTGATCACGAAGGGGCTTGGCGAGAACGACGATCCGGCGCGCGTGTGCGACAAGTGCACCGACGAGCGCAAGGGCCAGAAGATGCTCGGCATGCAGATCATCCGCGGCATCAAGAAGGACGGTGATTCATACGGCGGCGGTTACATCCTCGACCCGGAGAACGGCAAGGACTACAAGTGCAAGATGACCGTGACGGACGGCGGCAAAAAGCTCGACGTTCGTGGCTTCATCGGCATTTCGCTGATCGGCCGTACTCAGACGTGGATTCGCGAGCAGTAA
- a CDS encoding lipase family protein has protein sequence MAYDNVFAQMQPLVGDSAAHDSACRTAKLVTVAQRIDELDTLIAAKDGAYLPASIIEQRNDITAALVNHDVYFDHSVPQILPTRVRRISVHDDNGPKQSGFFGALYEDTLCERYLAADRGTEMGITARALVDWTHNFRQALGLRSRQYEEAIDWAKSLALCYPPRQLVFTGHSLGGGLASAQTSVVRHSTAVTFDPAGLHNKTVARHAAVPAWSRVKSYYVDGELLSVIQEMLKNSINFAAHMPLIGHAVSWIARIMVPRPIGARIALPVALPPEAATTHHRGRHASHETPAARSTSGIRGAIARHSTLQMIYSLFDDLPNVARRMRTATPTP, from the coding sequence GTGGCCTACGACAACGTGTTCGCGCAAATGCAGCCGCTCGTCGGCGACAGCGCCGCTCACGATTCCGCGTGTCGGACAGCGAAGCTCGTCACCGTCGCGCAACGCATCGACGAACTCGATACGCTGATCGCAGCAAAAGACGGAGCGTACCTCCCCGCGTCGATCATCGAACAACGCAACGACATCACGGCCGCCTTAGTGAATCACGACGTCTATTTCGATCACTCAGTCCCACAGATTTTGCCGACACGCGTACGTCGCATCAGCGTGCATGACGACAACGGACCGAAGCAATCGGGCTTCTTCGGTGCGCTGTATGAGGACACGCTATGCGAGCGCTATCTCGCGGCGGACCGGGGCACAGAGATGGGCATTACCGCACGCGCCCTCGTCGACTGGACACACAATTTCCGACAGGCGTTGGGGTTACGCTCCAGGCAGTACGAAGAGGCCATCGACTGGGCCAAATCGCTGGCGCTCTGCTACCCACCGCGGCAGCTCGTGTTCACAGGTCATTCGTTGGGAGGTGGACTGGCATCGGCGCAAACGTCCGTGGTAAGACATTCGACTGCGGTGACTTTCGACCCGGCCGGGCTTCATAACAAGACGGTCGCTCGGCATGCCGCCGTTCCCGCCTGGTCGCGTGTGAAGTCTTATTACGTCGATGGAGAACTACTTTCGGTGATTCAGGAGATGTTGAAAAACAGTATCAATTTCGCGGCGCACATGCCGCTCATTGGGCACGCGGTGTCGTGGATCGCGCGAATCATGGTCCCGCGCCCCATCGGCGCGCGCATCGCCTTGCCGGTTGCCTTGCCGCCAGAGGCCGCCACCACGCATCATCGCGGCCGCCATGCGTCGCACGAAACGCCCGCAGCGCGCAGCACCTCGGGCATCCGGGGCGCTATCGCCCGGCATTCGACATTGCAGATGATCTATTCGTTATTCGACGACCTGCCCAATGTGGCGCGCCGCATGCGCACTGCCACGCCGACGCCTTAA